Proteins co-encoded in one Halorussus vallis genomic window:
- a CDS encoding adenosylhomocysteinase has product MADYPTISEQVEDVASAREEGHRKMDWAREHMPILTAVQAEFEEDQPLDGQRIGMAMHVEAKTAVLVETLAEGGAEVAVTGCNPLSTHDDVSAALDEHPNITSYAKREVDDEEYYAAIEAVIDLEPTITVDDGMDLVAAIHEDYPELIDSIVGGCEETTTGVHRLRAMDADGELKYPVFAVNDTPMKRLFDNVHGTGESSLANIAMTTNLSWAGKTVVVAGYGYCGKGVAKKAAGQNANVVVTEVEPRRALEAHMEGYDVMPMDEAAEVGDVFLTTTGNRDVVTREHFEKMDDGVVLANAGHFDIEIDLDALSDLATSQREARDGVEEYRLEDGTRINVLAEGRLVNLASPIALGHPVEVMDQSFGVQAASVRELVENGDAYDAGVHDVPDELDREIAEIKLEAEGIEIDELTPEQEEYMGSWQHGT; this is encoded by the coding sequence ATGGCAGATTATCCGACCATCTCCGAGCAGGTCGAGGACGTGGCGTCCGCCCGCGAGGAGGGCCACCGGAAGATGGACTGGGCACGAGAGCACATGCCGATACTGACCGCGGTGCAGGCCGAGTTCGAGGAGGACCAGCCCCTCGACGGCCAGCGCATCGGCATGGCGATGCACGTTGAGGCCAAGACCGCCGTGCTCGTCGAGACGCTCGCGGAGGGCGGCGCGGAGGTCGCGGTGACTGGGTGCAACCCGCTGTCGACCCACGACGACGTGAGCGCCGCGCTCGACGAACACCCCAACATCACCTCCTACGCCAAACGCGAGGTCGACGACGAGGAGTACTACGCCGCCATCGAGGCGGTCATCGACCTCGAACCCACCATCACCGTCGACGACGGGATGGACCTCGTCGCGGCCATCCACGAGGACTACCCCGAACTCATCGACTCCATCGTCGGCGGCTGTGAGGAGACGACCACCGGCGTCCACCGCCTGCGCGCGATGGACGCCGACGGCGAACTGAAGTACCCCGTCTTCGCCGTCAACGACACGCCGATGAAGCGGCTGTTCGACAACGTCCACGGCACCGGCGAGTCCTCGCTGGCCAACATCGCCATGACGACGAACCTCTCGTGGGCGGGTAAGACCGTCGTCGTCGCGGGCTACGGTTACTGCGGGAAGGGCGTCGCGAAGAAGGCGGCCGGCCAGAACGCCAACGTCGTCGTCACCGAGGTCGAACCCCGGCGCGCGCTGGAGGCCCACATGGAGGGCTACGACGTGATGCCGATGGACGAGGCCGCCGAAGTCGGCGACGTGTTCCTGACGACGACGGGCAACCGGGACGTCGTCACCCGCGAGCACTTCGAGAAGATGGACGACGGCGTGGTGCTGGCGAACGCCGGCCACTTCGACATCGAGATCGACCTGGACGCCCTCTCGGACCTGGCGACCAGTCAGCGCGAGGCCCGCGACGGCGTCGAGGAGTACCGCCTCGAAGACGGCACTCGCATCAACGTCCTCGCGGAGGGTCGGCTCGTAAACCTCGCTTCGCCCATCGCGCTCGGCCACCCGGTCGAGGTGATGGACCAGAGCTTCGGCGTCCAGGCCGCCAGCGTGCGCGAACTGGTCGAGAACGGTGACGCCTACGACGCGGGCGTCCACGACGTGCCCGACGAACTCGACCGGGAGATCGCCGAGATAAAGCTGGAGGCCGAGGGCATCGAGATAGACGAGTTGACGCCCGAGCAGGAAGAGTACATGGGTAGCTGGCAGCACGGGACGTAA
- a CDS encoding amidohydrolase codes for MTTLRIAGGTVLRPDLSVEEADVLIDRDEGTILDVGDTDEGDETLDAEDGLVIPGLVNAHCHAAMTLLRGYADDKPLDAWLQEDVWPVEGAFTPEDVRAGTDLALLEMIRSGTTAFADMYFHVPEVVAAVEEAGLRARVGHGVVTVGKDEEAAREDFRTSLDTAREFDGAAGGRVKTAVMPHSLTTVDEDLLREFVAKAREAGVPLHYHANETEGEVDPIVEERGERPIEYARDCDMTGPDDFLAHGVHLDESEIGVLADSGTAVVHCPASNMKLASGMAPVQAMREAGVTVALGTDGAASNNDLDLFDEMRDAAMVGKLAADDASAVPAKAVVGMATTGSADALGFDSGRIEAGANADLAVLDLDAAHLTPRHDLVSHLAYAARGSDVRHTVCDGRVLMRDREVLTLDADAVRAAAEERAAAAVKRAE; via the coding sequence ATGACTACCCTGCGAATCGCGGGCGGGACGGTGCTCCGACCGGACCTCTCGGTCGAGGAAGCTGACGTGCTGATAGACCGGGACGAGGGGACGATTCTCGACGTCGGCGACACCGACGAGGGCGACGAGACGCTCGACGCCGAAGACGGCCTCGTGATACCGGGGCTCGTCAACGCCCACTGCCACGCCGCGATGACGCTCCTGCGGGGCTACGCCGACGACAAGCCGCTGGATGCGTGGCTTCAAGAGGACGTCTGGCCAGTCGAGGGAGCGTTCACCCCCGAGGACGTGCGGGCGGGCACCGACCTCGCCCTGCTGGAGATGATTCGGTCGGGCACCACCGCGTTCGCCGACATGTACTTCCACGTCCCGGAGGTCGTCGCGGCGGTCGAGGAGGCGGGCCTGCGCGCCCGCGTCGGCCACGGCGTCGTCACGGTCGGCAAGGACGAGGAGGCCGCCCGCGAGGACTTCCGGACGAGTCTCGACACGGCCCGGGAGTTCGACGGCGCGGCCGGCGGCCGGGTGAAGACGGCCGTGATGCCCCACAGCCTCACGACCGTCGACGAGGACCTCCTCCGGGAGTTCGTGGCGAAGGCCCGCGAGGCGGGCGTCCCGCTCCACTACCACGCCAACGAAACCGAGGGCGAGGTCGACCCCATCGTCGAGGAACGGGGCGAACGCCCCATCGAGTACGCCCGCGACTGCGACATGACCGGCCCCGACGACTTCCTGGCCCACGGCGTCCACCTCGACGAGAGCGAAATCGGGGTGCTGGCCGACTCGGGCACCGCGGTCGTCCACTGCCCGGCCTCGAACATGAAACTCGCCAGCGGGATGGCGCCCGTCCAGGCGATGCGCGAGGCGGGCGTGACCGTCGCGCTCGGCACCGACGGCGCGGCCTCGAACAACGACCTCGACCTCTTCGACGAGATGCGCGACGCCGCGATGGTCGGCAAACTCGCGGCCGACGACGCCAGCGCGGTCCCCGCGAAGGCGGTCGTGGGGATGGCGACGACGGGGAGCGCCGACGCGCTCGGCTTCGACTCGGGCCGCATCGAGGCGGGCGCGAACGCCGACCTCGCGGTGCTGGACCTCGACGCCGCCCACTTGACGCCGCGCCACGACCTCGTGAGCCACCTCGCCTACGCGGCCCGCGGGTCGGACGTGCGCCACACCGTCTGCGACGGGCGGGTGCTGATGCGCGACCGGGAAGTGCTGACCCTCGACGCCGACGCCGTGCGTGCCGCGGCCGAGGAGCGCGCGGCCGCCGCGGTCAAGCGCGCGGAGTAA
- a CDS encoding threonine synthase, protein MRYDFECIACGARVDPEDRPAECPDCGGPLEVAFDAGALPDALPESDRTDLWRYASFLPAEEVSPVPMGEGWTPLADAPALAAASAGASADERESGLEVLLKNETTNPTWSWKDRLATVVVPRAVADGADRIATATSGNHGSAVAAYAARAGVERVLAFVSPSSEAPHHRQMRAYGAESIHLSDYAPRKRLLGELADRGWFVAYDLDGQYTGQPYVYEGYKTIAFELVEQLGEVPDAVVVPVGAGDGFYGVWKGFRELRGLGITDAVPKMVSAESAERHPLAAAVAAGTESVGRDDGPEPLSTSTMGTTSGDHALAAVRESGGAAYAAPRAAVEAAIRTCGQDGHFLEPASALAPAVVEQAVTDGLLDADETVVCVATGAGVAWPEKTADAVGDAPTVDPDLDAVADAVPFSLD, encoded by the coding sequence ATGCGCTACGACTTCGAGTGCATCGCGTGCGGCGCCCGCGTCGACCCCGAAGACCGACCCGCCGAGTGCCCCGACTGCGGTGGCCCGCTCGAAGTCGCGTTCGACGCGGGTGCGCTTCCAGACGCCCTCCCCGAGAGCGACCGCACCGACCTCTGGCGCTACGCCAGCTTCCTCCCGGCCGAGGAAGTCTCGCCGGTCCCGATGGGCGAGGGCTGGACGCCCCTCGCCGACGCTCCCGCGCTCGCGGCCGCGAGCGCGGGAGCGTCGGCGGACGAACGAGAATCCGGCCTCGAAGTCCTCCTCAAGAACGAGACGACCAACCCCACGTGGTCGTGGAAGGACCGCCTCGCGACCGTCGTCGTCCCCCGGGCGGTCGCCGACGGCGCGGACCGCATCGCGACCGCGACCTCCGGCAACCACGGGAGCGCCGTGGCCGCCTACGCGGCCCGTGCGGGGGTCGAGCGCGTCCTCGCGTTCGTCTCGCCGTCGAGCGAGGCGCCCCACCACCGCCAGATGCGGGCCTACGGGGCCGAGTCGATTCACCTGTCCGACTACGCGCCCCGCAAGCGCCTCCTCGGGGAACTCGCCGACCGCGGCTGGTTCGTCGCCTACGACCTCGACGGTCAGTACACCGGCCAGCCCTACGTCTACGAGGGCTACAAGACCATCGCGTTCGAACTGGTCGAGCAACTCGGCGAGGTGCCCGACGCGGTGGTCGTCCCGGTCGGCGCGGGCGACGGCTTCTACGGCGTCTGGAAGGGGTTCCGGGAACTCCGCGGCCTCGGCATCACCGACGCGGTGCCGAAGATGGTCAGCGCCGAGTCCGCGGAGCGCCATCCGCTCGCGGCCGCCGTCGCGGCCGGCACGGAGTCGGTCGGCCGCGACGACGGGCCGGAACCGCTGAGCACGTCGACGATGGGGACGACCTCGGGCGACCACGCGCTCGCGGCGGTCCGGGAGTCGGGCGGGGCGGCCTACGCCGCCCCGCGGGCGGCCGTCGAGGCCGCGATTCGGACCTGCGGTCAGGACGGTCACTTCCTCGAACCCGCGTCGGCGCTCGCGCCCGCGGTGGTCGAGCAGGCCGTCACCGACGGCCTGCTCGACGCCGACGAGACGGTCGTCTGCGTCGCCACCGGGGCGGGCGTCGCGTGGCCCGAGAAGACCGCTGACGCGGTCGGAGACGCCCCGACGGTCGACCCCGACCTCGACGCCGTGGCGGACGCGGTCCCCTTTTCCCTGGACTGA
- a CDS encoding cellulase family glycosylhydrolase, which yields MARDTGTRESLLDRRSYLKMAGAAAATVSASSVATDSVAAGGGSPNGNELSGLRGAIYWPARAYNHYQVWTEYDRAEIERDLSYAADLNLDALRVVVGWEFWRDHPGKFRRAFDHLLSTAADRDLQILPVLFESIGAEPVPKNFADDDVMTAFAVKSPSLKVVENESLWDGPRKFVEWFTKRYGGRDALLALEIMNEPGDLKPRVEFCRAMLRAARGVDSTVPLTMGCKDFKYNRQYADPELDVYQFHYNLPKTAADMERKLREAERVAADAGKPIWLTEWQRSRRPEPPNKFLPNYSSVADIIADSDVDGDFFWQLMLKPAYINKPRKMGRLNGLVHEDGAVYSVDDARAISGDGGEWFERQDWPDWAATAERRWAP from the coding sequence ATGGCACGCGACACTGGCACGCGAGAATCGTTGCTCGACCGGCGCTCCTACCTAAAGATGGCAGGCGCGGCGGCTGCGACCGTCTCGGCATCCTCGGTCGCGACCGATTCCGTGGCCGCGGGCGGCGGGTCCCCGAACGGCAACGAGCTATCGGGCCTCCGGGGGGCCATCTACTGGCCCGCCCGCGCGTACAACCACTACCAGGTCTGGACCGAGTACGACCGCGCGGAGATCGAACGCGACCTCTCGTACGCGGCCGACCTGAACCTTGACGCGCTCCGCGTCGTCGTGGGCTGGGAGTTCTGGCGCGACCACCCCGGGAAGTTCCGCCGCGCGTTCGACCACCTGCTCTCGACCGCCGCCGACCGGGACCTCCAGATCCTCCCCGTCCTCTTCGAGAGCATCGGGGCCGAACCCGTCCCGAAGAACTTCGCCGACGACGACGTGATGACCGCCTTCGCGGTGAAGTCGCCGAGCCTGAAGGTCGTCGAGAACGAGTCGCTGTGGGACGGCCCCCGGAAGTTCGTCGAGTGGTTCACGAAGCGGTACGGCGGACGCGACGCCCTCCTCGCGCTCGAGATTATGAACGAACCGGGCGACCTGAAACCCCGCGTCGAGTTCTGCCGGGCGATGCTCCGGGCCGCCCGCGGCGTCGATTCTACGGTCCCGCTGACGATGGGCTGCAAGGACTTCAAGTACAACCGCCAGTACGCCGACCCCGAACTCGATGTCTACCAGTTCCACTACAACCTGCCGAAGACGGCCGCCGACATGGAGCGCAAACTCCGGGAGGCCGAGCGGGTCGCGGCCGACGCGGGCAAACCCATCTGGCTGACGGAGTGGCAGCGCTCGCGCCGGCCGGAACCGCCGAACAAGTTCCTGCCGAACTACTCGTCGGTCGCCGATATCATCGCCGACAGCGACGTCGACGGCGACTTCTTTTGGCAACTCATGCTCAAGCCGGCATACATCAACAAACCCCGGAAGATGGGGCGGCTGAACGGCCTCGTCCACGAGGACGGGGCGGTCTACTCGGTCGACGACGCCCGTGCCATCTCGGGCGACGGCGGCGAGTGGTTCGAACGCCAAGACTGGCCCGACTGGGCAGCGACGGCCGAGCGCCGGTGGGCGCCGTAG
- the hisG gene encoding ATP phosphoribosyltransferase, whose protein sequence is MRIAVPNKGRLHDPSMELLEHAGLHAVDGADRKLYADTVDPEVTLLFARAADIPEYVSDGAADVGITGLDQMREAEPGDVVDLLDLEFGRCRLVLAAPEDGGIETVEDLAGKTVATEFPNVARRYFAEQGVDPDIVEVSGATELTPHVEMADAIIDITSTGTTLKVNRLAVVDEVLSSSVRLFAREDVADDEKVEQVVMALRSVLSADGKRYLMMNAPADRLEAVRDVIPGLGGPTVMDIEEKQGGEEMVAVHAVVDERDVFETINDLKGVGASGILVTEIERLVE, encoded by the coding sequence ATGCGAATCGCCGTCCCGAACAAGGGCCGACTGCACGACCCGTCGATGGAACTGCTCGAACACGCCGGCCTCCACGCCGTCGACGGCGCCGACCGGAAGTTGTACGCCGACACGGTCGACCCCGAGGTGACGCTGCTGTTCGCGCGCGCCGCCGACATCCCCGAGTACGTCAGCGACGGCGCGGCCGACGTCGGCATCACCGGCCTCGACCAGATGCGGGAGGCCGAACCCGGCGACGTGGTCGACTTACTGGACCTCGAGTTCGGCCGGTGTCGCCTCGTGCTGGCGGCCCCCGAGGACGGCGGCATCGAAACCGTCGAGGACCTCGCGGGGAAGACGGTGGCCACCGAGTTCCCGAACGTCGCCCGCCGGTACTTCGCCGAACAGGGCGTCGACCCCGACATCGTGGAGGTCAGCGGCGCGACCGAACTCACCCCGCACGTCGAGATGGCCGACGCCATCATCGACATCACCTCGACCGGGACGACGTTGAAGGTCAACCGCCTCGCCGTCGTCGACGAGGTGTTGTCGAGTTCCGTCCGCCTGTTCGCCCGCGAGGACGTCGCCGACGACGAGAAGGTCGAACAGGTCGTGATGGCGCTCCGGTCGGTGCTCTCCGCTGACGGGAAGCGCTACCTGATGATGAACGCTCCCGCCGACCGACTGGAGGCGGTCCGGGACGTGATTCCGGGGCTGGGCGGGCCGACCGTGATGGACATCGAGGAGAAGCAGGGAGGCGAGGAGATGGTCGCGGTCCACGCCGTCGTCGACGAACGCGACGTGTTCGAAACTATCAACGACCTGAAGGGCGTGGGCGCGAGCGGGATTCTGGTGACGGAAATCGAGCGACTCGTGGAGTGA
- a CDS encoding DUF7473 family protein has product MVSVTALVGTFVLAVLFYGVTAHIAARYVLGEVPISRAFVVGVVPAIISFALQAYHPAVVIPLAVVADFFAVRGVYRLKYLTSGLVTAAHFTVSALLGIAIYNLVALLSTAPT; this is encoded by the coding sequence ATGGTTTCGGTCACGGCGCTCGTCGGCACGTTCGTGCTGGCGGTGCTGTTCTACGGCGTCACCGCCCACATCGCCGCGCGCTACGTCCTCGGCGAGGTGCCGATCTCGCGGGCGTTCGTCGTCGGCGTCGTGCCCGCGATAATCTCGTTCGCGCTCCAGGCGTACCATCCGGCGGTTGTCATCCCGCTGGCGGTCGTGGCCGACTTCTTCGCCGTCCGGGGGGTCTACCGGCTCAAGTATCTGACCAGCGGACTGGTCACGGCCGCCCACTTCACCGTGAGCGCGCTGCTCGGCATCGCCATCTACAATCTGGTGGCTTTGCTCTCTACAGCACCGACGTAA
- a CDS encoding TATA-box-binding protein encodes MTDPKETINIENVVASTGIGQELDLQSVAMDLEGADYDPEQFPGLVYRTQNPKSAALIFRSGKIVCTGAKSTADVHESLEIVFDKLRELQINVNEDPEIVVQNIVTSADLGRNLNLNAIAIGLGLENIEYEPEQFPGLVYRLDEPEVVALLFGSGKLVITGGKKPEDAEQAVDKIVSRLEELGLLE; translated from the coding sequence ATGACTGACCCAAAGGAGACCATCAACATTGAAAACGTGGTCGCCTCCACCGGCATCGGGCAGGAACTCGACCTCCAGAGCGTGGCGATGGACCTGGAGGGGGCCGACTACGACCCCGAACAGTTCCCCGGTCTGGTCTACCGCACCCAGAACCCCAAGTCGGCCGCGCTCATCTTCCGCTCGGGCAAGATCGTCTGCACCGGCGCCAAGAGCACCGCCGACGTCCACGAGAGCCTCGAAATCGTCTTCGACAAGCTTCGAGAGCTCCAGATCAACGTGAACGAGGACCCCGAGATCGTCGTCCAGAACATCGTCACCTCCGCCGACCTCGGGCGCAACCTCAACCTCAACGCCATCGCCATCGGTCTCGGCCTGGAGAACATCGAGTACGAACCCGAGCAGTTCCCCGGTCTGGTCTACCGCCTCGACGAACCCGAGGTCGTCGCGCTCCTGTTCGGTTCGGGCAAACTCGTCATCACCGGCGGCAAGAAGCCCGAGGACGCCGAGCAGGCGGTCGACAAGATCGTCTCGCGGCTCGAAGAACTCGGTCTGCTCGAATAA
- a CDS encoding methyltransferase domain-containing protein, with protein MYALELGGEDDRFAAAEAASAATGVEVVAPGLATTTAVTDRVANLAYTRRASELLGRTDASLASARALLKAADLSREGTVAVRARDVRETAGIDTQRAERELGQVLVDAGFAVDLDDPDHELRALFSDDVCLLGWLEVESLRDYGSRKPTDRPFFQPGGMDPLLARALANLAGARPGATLLDPMCGTGGVLIEAGLVGATVYGADAQSKMARGAAENLGRYLDSDERTTGEWATLQGDATHLPFRDGSIDAVVFDAPYGRQSKIANLGLDDLVSGALAEARRVADRAVVVGDRSWADEARDAGWEVEAEFDRRVHRSLVRHVVVLDDSETAALD; from the coding sequence GTGTACGCGCTGGAACTCGGAGGGGAGGACGACCGCTTCGCCGCCGCGGAGGCGGCGAGCGCCGCGACCGGCGTCGAGGTCGTCGCGCCCGGACTCGCGACCACGACCGCCGTCACCGACCGGGTGGCGAACCTCGCCTACACCCGCCGGGCCAGTGAACTCCTCGGCCGGACCGACGCCAGCCTCGCGTCGGCCCGCGCCCTGCTGAAAGCCGCCGACCTCTCTCGCGAGGGCACCGTCGCCGTCCGCGCCCGCGACGTGCGCGAAACCGCCGGCATCGACACCCAGCGCGCCGAACGGGAACTCGGACAGGTCCTCGTCGACGCGGGGTTCGCGGTCGACCTGGACGACCCCGACCACGAACTCCGGGCGCTGTTCAGCGACGACGTCTGCCTGTTGGGCTGGCTCGAAGTCGAGAGCCTGCGGGACTACGGGTCACGAAAGCCGACCGACCGGCCGTTCTTCCAGCCCGGCGGGATGGACCCCCTGCTGGCCCGCGCGCTCGCGAACCTGGCGGGCGCGCGACCCGGCGCGACCCTGCTCGACCCGATGTGCGGCACCGGCGGGGTGCTCATCGAGGCGGGACTGGTCGGCGCGACCGTCTACGGCGCCGACGCCCAGTCGAAGATGGCCCGCGGCGCGGCCGAGAACCTCGGCCGCTACCTCGACTCGGACGAACGAACGACCGGCGAATGGGCGACGCTCCAGGGCGACGCCACACACCTCCCGTTCCGGGACGGTTCCATCGACGCGGTGGTGTTCGACGCGCCCTACGGCCGCCAGTCGAAGATAGCGAACCTCGGGCTGGACGACCTCGTCTCGGGCGCGCTCGCGGAGGCCCGCCGCGTGGCCGACCGCGCAGTGGTCGTCGGCGACCGCTCGTGGGCCGACGAGGCTCGCGACGCGGGGTGGGAGGTGGAGGCGGAGTTCGACCGCCGGGTCCACCGGTCGCTGGTGCGCCACGTGGTCGTACTCGACGATTCCGAGACGGCGGCGCTCGACTAA
- a CDS encoding acyl-CoA thioesterase codes for MPSLSHTYLENRFRVQPDDANNYETLHGGELMKWMDELGAMSAMRFAGETCVTAGVSDTSFHRPVPVGDVALVDAYVYRAGKTSATVRLRAWREDPRTGETERTTGSSFTFVAVDEDGAPVSVPELAVETDEERRLREEALEAES; via the coding sequence ATGCCTTCACTTTCACACACCTACCTGGAGAACCGATTCCGCGTCCAGCCAGACGACGCCAACAACTACGAGACGCTCCACGGCGGCGAACTCATGAAGTGGATGGACGAACTCGGCGCGATGTCGGCCATGCGGTTCGCCGGCGAGACGTGCGTCACCGCCGGCGTCTCGGACACCAGTTTCCACCGGCCGGTACCGGTCGGCGATGTCGCCCTCGTCGACGCGTACGTCTACCGGGCCGGAAAGACCAGCGCCACCGTCCGCCTGCGGGCGTGGCGCGAGGACCCCCGGACCGGCGAAACCGAGCGCACCACGGGGTCGTCGTTCACCTTCGTCGCCGTCGACGAGGACGGTGCGCCCGTTTCGGTCCCCGAACTCGCGGTCGAAACCGACGAAGAACGACGTCTGCGCGAGGAAGCGCTGGAAGCCGAGAGCTGA
- a CDS encoding AAA family ATPase, producing the protein MDAPLWTDTYAPDLADLPQEEVREYLGKAVEEPINLVLYGPSGAGKTAAVRALAREAHDNPDADLVEINVADFFGMTKKEIASDPRFSSFIDSKRKRNSSKADLINHVLKESASYSPVSGSYKTVVLDNAEAIREDFQQALRRVMERHHEATQFVITTRQPTKLIPPIKSRCFPVAMRAPTVPEIVEVLEGVVEAEGIEYDDRGLEYVAGYAGGDLRKALLGAQTTAEEAGELTMNAAYEVLGEVGVDAQIHEMLDAAEAGEFSDARKTLDDLLVDEGYSGEEVLAEILDVAHSGRYSGDELAELTRLAGEIDMDLAEGSSDRIHLGHLLAELGA; encoded by the coding sequence ATGGACGCGCCGCTGTGGACCGACACGTACGCGCCCGACCTTGCCGACCTCCCCCAGGAGGAGGTCCGCGAGTACCTCGGGAAGGCCGTCGAGGAGCCGATCAACCTCGTCCTCTACGGCCCGTCCGGGGCGGGCAAGACGGCCGCCGTCCGGGCGCTCGCCCGGGAGGCCCACGACAACCCCGACGCCGACCTGGTGGAGATAAACGTCGCCGACTTCTTCGGCATGACGAAGAAGGAGATCGCATCGGACCCGCGCTTCTCGTCGTTCATCGACAGCAAGCGCAAGCGCAACTCCTCGAAGGCCGACCTCATCAACCACGTCCTCAAGGAGTCGGCGAGCTACTCGCCGGTTTCGGGGTCGTACAAGACGGTCGTGCTGGACAACGCCGAGGCCATTCGCGAGGACTTCCAGCAGGCGCTCCGCCGGGTGATGGAGCGCCACCACGAGGCGACACAGTTCGTCATCACGACCCGCCAGCCCACGAAGCTCATCCCGCCTATCAAGTCGCGGTGTTTCCCGGTGGCGATGCGCGCGCCGACCGTCCCCGAGATCGTCGAAGTGTTAGAGGGCGTCGTCGAGGCCGAGGGCATCGAGTACGACGACCGCGGCCTGGAGTACGTCGCGGGCTACGCCGGCGGCGACCTCCGGAAGGCCCTGCTGGGCGCCCAGACCACCGCCGAAGAGGCGGGCGAACTCACGATGAACGCCGCCTACGAGGTGCTGGGCGAGGTCGGCGTCGACGCCCAGATTCACGAGATGCTGGACGCCGCCGAAGCCGGCGAGTTCTCTGACGCCCGCAAGACGCTCGACGACCTGCTCGTCGACGAGGGCTACAGCGGCGAGGAGGTGCTCGCCGAGATTCTCGACGTGGCTCACTCGGGCCGGTACTCCGGCGACGAACTGGCGGAGTTGACGCGCCTGGCGGGCGAAATCGACATGGACCTCGCAGAGGGGTCGAGCGACCGGATTCACCTCGGTCACCTGCTCGCGGAACTGGGCGCCTGA
- a CDS encoding DUF4382 domain-containing protein — protein MTKRHAAVLLTAMLLLAGCTGGTGSTATTSAGPATTAEATETGTETATAGTASAGATTAGESAAVRTDGRATVEFYVSDERNAMGDFEHLNVTVTEVGLKAAGEGDASWTTFDVDDRTVDLTELAGANASHLGALDAANGTYQTVFVHVSEVNGTLTGGESVNVKLPSSKLQIHEEFSLGANQSVDYVFDISVFAAGKSGKYILKPVVSESGTDVAVDPVGEKKGKDSKEKSQKGKQEKGDDRSDEGTDAALNASFVGNVTRGGNATLAVAQNGTAVANATVSVNGESVGETDADGRLTFAVPDAAELEVEVETDDESVELKLRLGDEGGD, from the coding sequence GTGACGAAACGACATGCCGCTGTCCTCCTGACGGCGATGCTACTACTCGCCGGGTGTACCGGCGGAACCGGAAGCACAGCGACGACGAGCGCGGGGCCGGCGACCACCGCCGAGGCGACCGAAACCGGAACCGAAACCGCGACCGCCGGGACGGCGTCGGCCGGAGCGACGACCGCCGGCGAATCCGCCGCCGTCCGAACTGACGGTCGCGCCACCGTAGAGTTCTACGTGAGCGACGAGCGCAACGCGATGGGCGACTTCGAACACCTGAACGTCACCGTCACGGAGGTCGGCCTCAAAGCCGCCGGCGAAGGCGACGCCTCGTGGACGACCTTCGACGTCGACGACCGGACCGTCGACCTCACCGAACTGGCCGGCGCGAACGCCAGCCACCTCGGCGCGCTCGACGCCGCCAACGGCACCTATCAGACGGTGTTCGTCCACGTCAGCGAGGTGAACGGCACGCTGACCGGCGGCGAGTCGGTGAACGTCAAACTCCCGAGCAGTAAACTCCAGATTCACGAGGAGTTCTCCCTCGGCGCGAACCAGTCGGTCGATTACGTCTTCGACATCTCGGTGTTCGCGGCTGGCAAGAGCGGCAAGTACATCCTCAAGCCGGTCGTGAGCGAGTCGGGCACCGACGTCGCCGTCGACCCGGTCGGCGAGAAGAAAGGGAAGGACAGCAAGGAAAAGAGCCAGAAGGGGAAGCAAGAGAAGGGCGATGACCGCTCGGACGAGGGGACCGACGCCGCGCTGAACGCCTCGTTCGTCGGGAACGTCACCCGCGGCGGGAACGCGACGCTCGCGGTCGCACAGAACGGGACCGCGGTGGCGAACGCGACGGTTTCGGTGAACGGCGAGTCCGTCGGCGAGACGGACGCCGACGGACGACTCACGTTCGCGGTCCCCGACGCGGCCGAACTCGAAGTCGAAGTCGAAACCGACGACGAGTCGGTCGAACTGAAACTGCGCCTCGGCGACGAGGGCGGCGACTGA